A genome region from Arachis duranensis cultivar V14167 chromosome 8, aradu.V14167.gnm2.J7QH, whole genome shotgun sequence includes the following:
- the LOC107461450 gene encoding probable phospholipid-transporting ATPase 4, with protein sequence MTKGRIRARIRRSHLYTFGCLRPQTTEEGGPHPLQLHGPGYSRTVYCNQPLIHEKKSLFYCNNNISTTKYNVLTFLPKALFEQFRRVANIYFLLAACLSASPISPFSPLSMIAPLAFVVGLSMAKEALEDSRRFLQDVKVNNRKVSVHKSNGEFVPRSWQRVMVGDVVKVEKDQFFPADLLLLSSSYEDGICYVETMNLDGETNLKVKRSLEATLSLDNDGAFWDFSGTIHCEDPNPNLYSFVGNFEYERQVYPLDPSQILLRDSKLRNTDYIYGVVIFTGHDSKVMQNSTKSPSKRSTIEKKMDHIIYTLFTVLILISFISSIGFVVKTKFQVPKWWYLQPDNIEYQYDPKKIMLAGMSHLITALILYGYLIPISLYVSIEIVKVLQASFINQDIQMYDEETGTPADARTSNLNEELGQVDTILSDKTGTLTCNQMDFLKCSIAGTSYGVRSSEVELAAAKQMASDMEEQDTESDLSNFPMIKGRVPRQNVRRAEEIELETVVTSKGDEDKRPAIKGFGFEDSRLMNGNWLKDPKADIMLLFFRILSVCHTAIPEVNEETGICTYEAESPDEGAFLVAAREFGFEFFRRTQSTVVVREKFSASGGVVEREYKILNLLDFTSKRKRMSVIVRDEEGNIILFCKGADSIIFDRLSENGKMYLEATTRHLNEYGENGLRTLALAYKRLNEQEYTEWNNEFHKARTAVGTDREALLEEVSDLMERELILIGATAVEDKLQKGVPQCIDKLAQAGLKIWVLTGDKMETAINIGFACSLLRQGMKQICITLDSDAVTNDRLEVVKGNILNQITNAAQMINMEKDPHAAFALIIDGKTLTYALEDDMKHQFLGLAVDCASVICCRVSPKQKALVTRLVKEGTGKTTLAIGDGANDVGMIQEADIGVGISGVEGMQAVMASDFSIAQFRFLERLLVIHGHWCYKRIAQMICYFFYKNIAFGLTIFYFEAFAGFSGQSVYDDWYMILFNVVLTSLPVISLGVFEQDVPSEVCLQFPALYQQGPKNLFFDWYRILGWMGNGLYSSLIIFFLVIIIFYDQAFRINGQTADMAAVGTTMFTCIICAVNCQIALTMSHFTWIQHLFVWGSIATWYLFLLLYGVLPPKYSKTAYQILIEVLAPAPIYWTATLLVTVACILPYLAHISFQRCFNPMDHHIIQEIKYYKKDIEDRHMWTRESSKARQETKIGFTARVEAKIRQLKGRLQKKQSALGVPSPTYT encoded by the exons CAGCTCCATGGTCCCGGGTATTCGCGAACTGTGTATTGCAACCAGCCACTAATTCATGAGAAGAAATCCCTATTTTACTGCAACAATAACATATCAACTACCAAGTACAATGTCCTCACATTCTTGCCTAAGGCACTCTTTGAGCAATTCCGAAGGGTGGCTAACATATACTTCCTTTTGGCTGCTTGCCTCTCAGCCTCTCCAATTTCACCTTTCAGCCCTCTGAGCATGATTGCTCCTCTGGCATTTGTTGTGGGTCTTAGTATGGCGAAGGAAGCATTGGAGGATTCCCGCAGGTTCCTTCAGGATGTCAAGGTTAATAACCGGAAAGTTAGTGTCCATAAAAGTAATGGTGAGTTTGTCCCCAGGTCTTGGCAGAGAGTTATGGTTGGGGATGTTGTAAAAGTAGAGAAGGACCAATTTTTTCCAGCAGACTTGCTTCTACTGTCATCAAGTTATGAGGATGGGATATGTTATGTGGAAACAATGAATTTGGACGGCGAAACCAACTTGAAGGTGAAAAGATCTTTGGAGGCAACCCTGTCTCTGGATAATGATGGAGCCTTTTGGGATTTCTCAGGAACAATACATTGTGAAGACCCAAATCCCAATCTCTATAGCTTTGTTGGCAACTTTGAGTATGAACGTCAGGTTTATCCCCTTGATCCTAGTCAAATTCTCCTTCGTGATTCAAAGCTTAGGAATACTGATTATATCTATGGGGTGGTCATTTTCACTGGTCATGATAGCAAAGTCATgcagaattctacaaaatcCCCGTCAAAAAGGAGCACAATAGAGAAAAAGATGGATCATATAATATACACTCTCTTCACCGTCCTCATATTGATTTCATTTATTAGTTCAATAGGATTTGTTGTGAAGACCAAGTTCCAAGTCCCAAAGTGGTGGTATCTGCAGCCGGATAACATCGAATACCAGTATGATCCTAAGAAGATTATGTTGGCTGGGATGAGCCATTTGATTACTGCACTGATTCTTTATGGATATTTGATACCTATCTCACTTTATGTTTCAATTGAGATTGTGAAGGTATTACAAGCGTCTTTCATTAACCAAGACATTCAAATGTATGATGAAGAAACTGGGACACCAGCAGATGCACGGACATCAAATTTAAATGAAGAATTGGGTCAGGTAGACACTATCCTCTCTGATAAGACTGGAACTTTAACCTGCAATCAGATGGACTTTTTGAAGTGCTCCATTGCTGGTACTTCTTATGGTGTACGCTCCAGTGAAGTTGAACTTGCTGCTGCAAAGCAGATGGCTTCTGATATGGAGGAGCAGGATACGGAATCAGATCTCTCTAATTTCCCCATGATTAAGGGTAGAGTTCCACGACAAAATGTTAGAAGAGCAGAAGAAATTGAACTTGAGACTGTTGTAACTTCCAAAGGAGATGAGGATAAAAGGCCTGCAATAAAGGGGTTTGGTTTTGAAGACAGCCGCCTCATGAATGGTAACTGGTTGAAAGATCCCAAAGCAGATATCATGCTATTGTTTTTCCGGATATTATCAGTTTGCCATACTGCCATTCCTGAGGTGAATGAGGAGACTGGCATTTGTACATATGAAGCTGAGTCACCCGATGAAGGGGCTTTTCTTGTAGCAGCAAGAGaatttggttttgagtttttcagaAGAACTCAATCGACTGTTGTTGTACGTGAAAAGTTTTCTGCCTCAGGAGGAGTGGTTGAAAG GGAGTATAAAATATTGAATTTGCTAGATTTTACTAGCAAAAGAAAGCGAATGTCCGTGATTGTTCGTGATGAGGAGGGAAACATTATTCTTTTCTGCAAAGGAGCAGACAG CATTATATTTGATCGATTGTCAGAGAATGGAAAAATGTATTTGGAGGCTACTACTAGGCACCTTAATGAATATGGAGAAAATGGTTTGCGAACACTTGCTCTTGCTTACAAAAGGCTTAATGAGCAAGAGTACACTGAGTGGAACAATGAGTTTCATAAAGCCAGGACTGCTGTTGGGACTGACAGAGAGGCATTGCTTGAGGAGGTATCGGATCTTATGGAAAGGGAGTTGATTCTTATTGGTGCAACTGCTGTGGAAGATAAACTGCAGAAAGGG GTGCCTCAGTGTATTGATAAACTTGCTCAAGCTGGTCTCAAGATCTGGGTATTGACAGGAGATAAGATGGAAACTGCAATCAACATTGG TTTTGCTTGTAGTTTGCTTCGACAGGGCATGAAGCAAATCTGTATTACTCTGGATTCAGATGCAGTAACCAATGATCGCCTAGAG GTGGTCAAGGGCAACATCTTGAATCAAATCACCAATGCCGCACAAATGATAAATATGGAGAAGGATCCCCATGCTGCATTTGCATTAATTATTGATGGGAAAACTCTAACATATGCTTTAGAAGACGACATGAAGCATCAGTTTTTGGGATTAGCTGTTGACTGTGCATCTGTCATTTGCTGTCGTGTGTCTCCCAAGCAAAAGGCATTG GTGACAAGGTTAGTGAAAGAAGGAACTGGAAAGACCACCCTAGCAATAGGTGATGGTGCCAATGATGTTGGTATGATTCAAGAAGCAGATATTGGTGTGGGAATCAGTGGGGTTGAAGGTATGCAG GCTGTGATGGCTAGTGACTTTTCTATTGCCCAATTTCGGTTCTTGGAGAGGCTTCTGGTTATCCATGGACACTGGTGTTACAAGAGAATTGCACAAATG ATATGCTATTTCTTCTACAAAAATATAGCATTTGGGCTCACCATATTCTATTTTGAGGCCTTTGCGGGATTCTCTGGTCAATCGGTTTATGATGACTGGTACATGATATTGTTCAATGTTGTTCTCACATCATTGCCTGTCATCTCACTTggagtttttgaacaagatgttCCATCAGAAGTTTGCTTACAG TTTCCTGCACTATATCAACAAGGACCCAAAAATTTGTTCTTTGACTGGTATAGAATATTGGGATGGATGGGCAATGGTCTCTATTCGTCTCTCATTATTTTcttcctagttataatcatctTCTATGATCAAGCATTCCGGATAAATGGCCAAACTGCGGATATGGCTGCTGTCGGTACAACAATGTTCACTTGCATCATCTGCGCTGTCAACTGTCAGATTGCGTTGACAATGAGCCATTTCACATGGATCCAACACCTCTTTGTGTGGGGTAGCATAGCCACATGGTACCTCTTTCTCTTGCTATATGGCGTGCTTCCTCCGAAATATTCCAAGACTGCCTACCAGATATTGATTGAAGTTCTTGCTCCGGCTCCTATTTATTGGACAGCAACACTTCTGGTAACAGTTGCATGCATTCTTCCTTATCTTGCCCACATATCCTTCCAAAGATGTTTTAATcccatggatcatcacatcatCCAAGAAATCAAGTACTACAAGAAGGATATCGAAGATCGACACATGTGGACGAGGGAGAGCTCCAAGGCGAGACAAGAAACGAAGATCGGATTCACGGCAAGAGTGGAAGCCAAGATTAGACAATTGAAAGGGAGGCTGCAGAAGAAGCAATCTGCATTGGGGGTTCCATCACCAACTTAcacataa